The following nucleotide sequence is from Natronosalvus caseinilyticus.
CTACGACGTCTCCGTGACCCACGCCTCGCTGTACACCCTCGCCGGCGGCGTCGGCATGATCGTCGGCCCGCCGTCGATCGGCTGGGTGTCCGACCGCCTCGAGCGCCGCGTCGAGCTGATGGTCGTCGGCGCCGTCCTCTACGTGGCTTCGCTCGGTCTCGTCGCCGCACTGGGGCGACCGCCGATCGCCGTCGTCGGCGTCGTCTTCTTCGTCGCGGGCGTCCTGCTCGGCGCGTTCGTCCTCGGGTACCCGCTGGTGAAGGATCGCCACGACGCGAGCGCGAGCGGCATCTCGACCAGCGTGATCAACGGCGCGGCCTTCTTCGGCGCCGCCGTGCTCCCGACGGCGATGGGATTCGCTCTCGACACCTACTGGACGGGCGAACTCGAGGCCGGCGTGCGCGTCTACACCGCGACCGGCTACCGCATGGCGTTCGTGATCGCGACCGTCGCGGCCGCCGTCGCGCTCGCGTGTACGCTCTGGTTGTATCGGTACGCGGCGGACGGCTCGAGCGTCTGATGGTCCGAGCGAGTAGCACCCTTTCAGGCGTCGACCGGTGCGTGAAATGATGCGTGAAACCGGATGAACGCTATCGGTTTCACCCACCTGTTCACTCGGAACGTGACTAGCCGCACATTTTTTCGTCTTTGCCCACTCACAAGCCATCGTGACCGATTCGAGCCGCCACCGATCCACTCACTTCGTCCGACCCGCGCGCCTCGAAGACGCCCGTGCGATCCGGGCCGTCGCCCGCGAGAGCTGGCACGCCGCGTACGACGACCTCCTCGGCCCCGACGCCGTCGAGTCGGTGACCGACGAGTGGTACGCCCTCGAGGGTCTGCGCGAGTCGATCCAGTCGAGGGACAGCCACCTGTTCGTCGCCCCCGAGTCCGACGATGACGAAGCGGATCGAACTGACGACCTCGCCGGCTTCGTCCATGTCGGCCAGTGGCCGGACGAACCCGCCGTCGGCCACCTCGCTCGGCTCTACGTTCACTCGAGCCACTGGGGACGGGGGCTGGGAACGTCGCTCTGTGAGCGCGGGGAACGAGCCCTCGAGGACGACGGCTTCGACCGGATTCGTCTCGAGGTGTTCGCGAGAAACGAGCGAGCGATCGACTTTTACGAGGACCGAGGGTACGAACCCGTCGCCGAGGTGGTCGAAGAACTCGAGGGCGAGACGTATCGGGTGTCGTTGCTCGAGAAGGCTCTGTGAGTTCGTAACCGCGTTCTCCGCGATTCAGAGTGTTTTGTCCGCCTCGTCCTCCTCGACGACCTCGAGCCCGCGGTTGTTCACCGCCATCGGATCGAGGCCGACCTCCTGGAGGAACCCCTTGTACTCGCGTTCGCAGGTCTCGGCGGCCTTCTGCTTGTCGCTGGCGCGGTCACAGAGGGCGACGAGATTCTCCGGCACGTCGTTCTGGTAGACGATCCAGTGGTTGATCAGGTCCGAGAGTCGGCGGATGGGGCTCGTGAAGTGGCCGTAAATCTCGAAGTTGAGCGCGTGGTGGCCGCCGAACGGGTCGTTCATGTACTTCGCGCGGGGCATCACCTTCATCACCGCCCACTGGATCTTATCGAGTTGGCGACCCGGCGCGGTCTCGAGGGTCGCGTTGACTGCTTTGCGGGGCTCGTCCCAGGTGTCGCCGGGGATGGAGACGCCGTCGAGGTCCTGGATCTCCTGGAGGGCCTTCGACCACTCGTCGGGCGTCGGCTGGGGGTGGACGCGGTACATCGCCTCGACGCCCCGGTTCCACATGAGTTCGTGCGTGACGGCCTTGTTGGCCTTGAGCATGCACTCCTCGATGATGGTGTGAGCGCGGTCGCGGCTAGGGTTCAGGACGAGCGAGCCGTCTTCCTTGCGAATCTCGTGCATCTCGTTGGCGACCTCGTAGACGAGCTTGTTCTCCTCGTGGAGGGGTGCGTCGGGGTCCTCGAGGCGCTGTTCGGCCTGGGAGTAGGTGAGCCGTTCGTCGGACTCGATGACGGACTTGTAGATGTCGATGGAGTCGTAGCTCAGGGTCTCCTTGTCGAGGTGCATTTCGACGGTGTGGGCCAGTCGCTCCTCGTTGGGTACGAGGGAACAGACC
It contains:
- a CDS encoding ribonuclease R — protein: MSDDAQAAAGTAEGQGPVQISEDLARHLENKREDLFEKFEIRDEFPASVLEEAKELTEDPQADIDAELEDRRDLRDMTTWTTDPIDAQDFDDALSIEEREDEYVLWVHIADVTHYVHPESEMWNEAVERGNTVYLPAYTIHMLPPVLAESVCSLVPNEERLAHTVEMHLDKETLSYDSIDIYKSVIESDERLTYSQAEQRLEDPDAPLHEENKLVYEVANEMHEIRKEDGSLVLNPSRDRAHTIIEECMLKANKAVTHELMWNRGVEAMYRVHPQPTPDEWSKALQEIQDLDGVSIPGDTWDEPRKAVNATLETAPGRQLDKIQWAVMKVMPRAKYMNDPFGGHHALNFEIYGHFTSPIRRLSDLINHWIVYQNDVPENLVALCDRASDKQKAAETCEREYKGFLQEVGLDPMAVNNRGLEVVEEDEADKTL
- a CDS encoding GNAT family N-acetyltransferase; amino-acid sequence: MTDSSRHRSTHFVRPARLEDARAIRAVARESWHAAYDDLLGPDAVESVTDEWYALEGLRESIQSRDSHLFVAPESDDDEADRTDDLAGFVHVGQWPDEPAVGHLARLYVHSSHWGRGLGTSLCERGERALEDDGFDRIRLEVFARNERAIDFYEDRGYEPVAEVVEELEGETYRVSLLEKAL